A genomic segment from Pseudomonas sp. M30-35 encodes:
- a CDS encoding paraquat-inducible protein A produces MPEPIEATSLTGHSIDQLIACHECDLLMQSQPVEDGERIECPRCGYELYSHRHQVIRRSMALVIAALLLYIPANFLPIIELNLLGQQTQDTVWSGVLGLYHSGMQPVALVVFLSSMVIPLFKLLIQFFVLLSIRFDFGRSYGLLFYRMYHHMREWGMLEVYLMGILVAVVKLVDVADLTFGIGLLCFVALLLLQVWLEVTMSPHQIWQGLSGGEHASEGH; encoded by the coding sequence ATGCCGGAGCCGATTGAAGCCACATCCCTCACAGGGCATTCCATTGACCAACTGATTGCGTGCCATGAGTGTGATCTACTCATGCAAAGTCAACCAGTCGAGGATGGTGAGCGAATCGAGTGCCCACGCTGTGGCTATGAGCTATATAGCCATCGTCATCAAGTTATACGTCGTAGCATGGCCTTGGTTATAGCCGCTTTGCTGCTGTATATCCCCGCGAATTTTCTGCCCATTATTGAGCTCAACCTGCTTGGTCAGCAGACTCAGGACACGGTCTGGTCTGGCGTACTTGGCTTGTATCACAGCGGGATGCAGCCTGTAGCGCTTGTTGTGTTCTTGAGCAGTATGGTGATTCCACTATTCAAGCTGCTGATTCAGTTCTTTGTTTTGCTCAGCATCCGTTTCGATTTTGGGCGCAGCTACGGTCTGTTGTTTTATCGCATGTATCACCATATGCGTGAATGGGGAATGCTTGAGGTTTACCTCATGGGGATTCTGGTCGCGGTGGTTAAACTGGTTGATGTCGCAGACCTTACCTTTGGCATTGGCTTGTTATGTTTTGTCGCGCTTTTGCTGTTGCAGGTGTGGCTTGAAGTGACCATGTCGCCACATCAGATCTGGCAAGGGCTATCAGGTGGGGAGCACGCCAGTGAGGGCCATTGA
- a CDS encoding paraquat-inducible protein A, whose translation MRAIDAGLLVCDECHKLAPIDTSVDKQFCQRCGGRVHARRPNSLLQTWALLITSAILYIPANMLPIMRVSSLGKGQSDTIMSGVIELVNYGMLPIAAVVFIASILVPTFKLVGIGLLLYSVQRRQPMSPRQRMFMYRFIEWIGRWSMLDIFVIAILVTVVKFGTLATIEPGWGAVAFASVVILTMLAALTFDPRLIWDNTDTDDNDE comes from the coding sequence GTGAGGGCCATTGATGCCGGATTGCTGGTATGTGATGAGTGTCACAAATTGGCTCCAATTGATACGAGCGTAGACAAGCAGTTCTGTCAGCGCTGCGGCGGTCGAGTCCACGCTCGCCGACCGAATAGTCTACTGCAGACCTGGGCGCTGCTAATCACCTCGGCAATCTTATATATTCCAGCAAATATGCTGCCTATTATGCGGGTCAGCTCTTTGGGTAAAGGGCAGTCAGACACCATAATGTCAGGTGTTATTGAGCTGGTTAATTACGGCATGCTGCCAATAGCAGCAGTGGTGTTCATCGCCAGTATTTTGGTGCCTACGTTTAAGTTGGTGGGCATTGGTTTATTGCTTTACTCGGTACAACGGCGTCAGCCGATGTCCCCACGCCAACGAATGTTTATGTACAGATTTATTGAGTGGATTGGCCGTTGGTCAATGCTCGATATTTTTGTAATTGCTATTTTGGTTACGGTGGTCAAATTTGGCACCTTAGCCACCATCGAGCCAGGCTGGGGGGCGGTTGCATTTGCCAGCGTGGTTATCTTGACCATGCTCGCAGCATTGACCTTCGATCCCCGCTTGATTTGGGACAACACTGATACGGATGACAACGATGAATGA
- a CDS encoding PqiB family protein codes for MNDLPLAKKRPASNWSAIWVLPIIALLIGGWLAWKAYDQAGIMIEVRFPSGGGIEAGKTEVIYKGIAVGKVKTVSLDTEGKADDVVATIEMSKEAEGHLLAETRFWLVKPSVSLAGVTGLETLVSGNYIAVSPGKGEPTLKFKALDEPPPLSSDTPGLHLTLKADRLGSIDKDSPIFYRQLKVGRVKDYVLDDDQQTIRINIFIQPEYANLVRKHTRFWNASGITIDAGLSGFKLRTESLASIVAGGIAFGTAEDRKDSPPTDPSLPFRLYDSFDAAQAGIKVVVKLPDFDGLEEKRTPVMYKGIQVGTLKKLKVNDNLQGAIAELALDPLTERYLVDGTEFWVVKPSISLAGITGIEALVKGNYIAVRPGKKGGSPTREFEALSKAPPLDLGAPGLHMVLRSKNLGSIEIGSPILYHQLKVGSVQSYQLARNNKEVLLGVHILPEYTHLVNRTSYFWNASGVTLKGGLSGIEVKSESLQTLIAGGIAFETADLNGARSSKRIQMFSLYKDREDALKAGTTITIRVDRADGLKPGAAIRYKGMDVGTIESLELTKDLQAVQLNARITQGDARIARAGSKFWVVKPELGLTQVGNLDTLVRGQYVEVLPGNTQETKRTQFIALSEPPNLAESEAGLRLVLSASRRGSLKTGVPVTYREVVVGKVVSYELGATADRVLIHILIEPRYKALVHTGSRFWNTSGIGVDAGLFKGVKLRTESLETILAGGVSFATPDNADMGNQAINGQTFALFDEPKTDWLHWAPKIPLPKQ; via the coding sequence ATGAATGATTTGCCTCTGGCTAAAAAACGGCCGGCCTCTAACTGGTCGGCTATCTGGGTATTGCCCATCATCGCGTTGTTGATTGGTGGCTGGCTGGCATGGAAGGCTTACGACCAGGCTGGAATCATGATTGAGGTCAGATTCCCAAGTGGTGGCGGCATTGAAGCCGGCAAGACAGAAGTTATCTATAAAGGTATTGCTGTAGGCAAGGTTAAAACTGTGAGCCTCGATACCGAAGGCAAAGCGGATGATGTTGTTGCCACTATCGAAATGAGTAAAGAGGCCGAAGGGCACTTGCTCGCAGAGACACGCTTCTGGTTGGTTAAGCCCAGCGTATCTCTGGCTGGAGTTACTGGCCTGGAAACCCTGGTGTCGGGTAATTACATTGCCGTGAGTCCGGGCAAGGGTGAACCCACGCTGAAGTTCAAAGCACTGGATGAACCCCCGCCGTTATCCAGTGATACCCCCGGGTTGCACCTTACTTTGAAGGCTGACCGTTTAGGCTCGATAGATAAAGACAGCCCGATTTTTTACCGCCAACTAAAAGTGGGCCGGGTAAAGGACTATGTGCTGGATGATGATCAGCAAACTATCCGTATCAACATCTTCATCCAGCCTGAATATGCCAACCTGGTGCGCAAACATACGCGGTTCTGGAATGCTAGCGGCATCACTATTGATGCAGGGCTTTCCGGTTTCAAGCTGCGTACAGAGTCTCTTGCCAGTATCGTCGCTGGCGGTATTGCCTTTGGTACGGCTGAAGACCGTAAAGACAGCCCTCCGACTGATCCGTCGCTGCCGTTTCGCTTGTATGACAGCTTTGACGCTGCTCAAGCAGGGATCAAGGTCGTGGTTAAGCTCCCTGATTTCGATGGGCTCGAAGAGAAGCGCACTCCGGTTATGTACAAGGGGATTCAGGTCGGCACCTTAAAGAAACTCAAGGTGAATGATAATCTGCAAGGTGCTATAGCTGAGTTAGCCCTTGACCCATTGACTGAGCGCTACCTGGTTGATGGCACTGAGTTTTGGGTGGTTAAGCCATCGATCTCCCTGGCAGGTATTACCGGTATTGAGGCGCTGGTTAAAGGCAACTACATTGCGGTTCGACCGGGCAAAAAAGGCGGATCACCTACTCGTGAGTTCGAGGCGCTCAGCAAGGCCCCACCACTTGATTTGGGCGCGCCAGGTTTACATATGGTTCTGCGCAGTAAGAATCTTGGTTCAATTGAGATCGGCAGCCCTATTCTGTATCACCAGCTTAAAGTTGGTTCGGTGCAGAGTTATCAACTGGCGCGTAACAATAAAGAGGTGTTACTGGGGGTTCACATCCTGCCTGAGTACACCCATCTCGTTAACCGTACCAGCTACTTCTGGAATGCTAGCGGCGTGACGCTCAAAGGCGGCTTGTCGGGGATTGAGGTTAAGAGTGAGTCTCTGCAAACCCTGATTGCCGGTGGTATTGCCTTTGAAACTGCAGACCTCAATGGCGCCCGTTCGAGCAAGCGTATCCAAATGTTCAGTCTATACAAGGACCGTGAGGATGCGCTAAAAGCGGGTACGACCATAACCATTCGGGTTGATCGGGCTGATGGTCTCAAGCCCGGCGCTGCGATTCGCTATAAAGGTATGGATGTCGGTACCATCGAAAGTCTTGAGCTGACCAAAGACCTGCAAGCAGTGCAACTCAATGCGCGTATTACTCAAGGCGATGCAAGGATTGCGCGGGCAGGTAGCAAGTTCTGGGTGGTTAAACCGGAACTGGGTCTAACTCAAGTGGGCAACCTCGATACTCTAGTTCGCGGCCAGTATGTTGAGGTTTTGCCTGGCAATACTCAGGAGACCAAACGAACTCAATTTATTGCCCTGAGCGAACCGCCAAACTTAGCCGAAAGCGAAGCGGGCTTGCGTCTGGTGTTGAGCGCGTCACGTCGTGGCTCCTTGAAGACAGGTGTACCGGTTACCTATCGCGAAGTCGTGGTGGGCAAAGTCGTCAGTTATGAGTTGGGGGCCACGGCTGATCGTGTGCTGATCCATATTCTGATAGAGCCTCGTTATAAAGCCCTGGTTCACACCGGAAGTCGGTTCTGGAATACGTCAGGTATAGGCGTAGATGCAGGTTTGTTTAAAGGTGTGAAGCTGCGAACTGAGTCGCTTGAGACGATATTGGCGGGCGGTGTGTCGTTTGCGACACCGGATAATGCTGATATGGGTAACCAGGCGATTAACGGTCAGACCTTCGCGCTGTTTGATGAGCCGAAAACTGATTGGCTGCACTGGGCACCGAAAATCCCGCTACCTAAACAGTAG